Below is a genomic region from Flavobacterium ginsengisoli.
GAGCTGCAAACGCTTCTTGGAGTTCTAGAAATATGATTATTTCTGGATTGGTTATTTTAGCTTTCTTAGGATTGCACTTCTACGATTTCTGGTTTCCTGAAGTTACCTACAAATATATTGCAGGTACAGCACCAGATGCTACAAGGTATTATGGTGAGTTGGTTCACAAATTTCACGACCCAATCCGTACAGCATTGTACTGTGTGTCTTTTATCCTTTTAGGATTTCACTTATGGCACGGGTTTGCATCTTCTCTTCAATCTGTAGGGATGCACAACAAATACTCTAGATTTTTATCAAAAGTAGGTTACTGGTTTGCAGTTGTAGTTCCAGCGCTTTTCGTAATTATCGCTTTATTTCATCATTTCAATAATTAATATCAATTATAATGGCATTAGATTCAAAAATTCCAAATGGTCCTATTGCGGACAAATGGACAAATTATAAAGATCATATTAATTTAGTAAACCCTGCTAACAAACGTAATCTTGATATTATCGTAGTTGGTACAGGTTTAGCTGGAGGTTCGGCTGCGGCTACTTTGGCTGAGTTAGGATATAACGTAAAAGCATTCTGCTTCCAAGATTCTCCACGTCGTGCGCACTCTATTGCAAAGACAAGGAGGTATCAACGCGGCAAAAAACTATAAAGGAGACGGTGACTCTATTTACAGATTGTTTTATGATACTGTAAAAGGTGGTGATTACCGTGCTCGTGAGGCAAACGTTTATCGTTTGGCTGAAGTTTCAGGTAATATTATTGACCAATGTGTGGCTCAAGGGGTGCCATTGGCTCGTGAATACGGCGGACTTTTAGATAACCGTTCTTTTGGAGGAACTTTGGTTTCTCGTACATTTTACGCACAAGGACAAACTGGACAGCAATTATTGTTAGGAGCTTATTCTGCAATGAACCGTCAGATTGGTCGTGGAAAAATTAAAATGTACAACCGTCACGAAATGCTTGACATTGTAATCGTGAACGGAAAAGCGAGAGGTATTATCGCTCGTAACTTAATCACTGGAGAAATAGAAAGACATTCTGCTCACGCGGTAGTAATTGGTTCTGGAGGATACGGAAACGTATTTTTCCTTTCGACAAATGCTATGGGAAGTAACGCAACAGCAGCTTGGAAAATTCATAAAAAAGGAGCGTTTTTCGCAAATCCTTGTTACACACAAATTCACCCAACATGTATTCCGGTTTCAGGAGACCACCAGTCAAAACTGACTTTGATGTCTGAGTCTTTACGTAATGATGGTCGTATTTGGGTTCCAAAAAATCTTGAAGATGCAAAAGCTATCCGTGAAGGAAAGAAAAAAGCAACTGATTTATCTGAAGATCAAAGAGATTATTTCTTAGAAAGAAGATACCCTGCATTTGGTAACTTAGTACCTCGTGACGTTGCGTCTCGTGCGGCTAAAGAAAGATGTGACGCTGGTTTTGGAGTTAACAAAACTGGAGAAGCAGTTTACTTAGATTTCGCAGCGGCTATCAAACGTTACGGAACTGAAGATGCTTATGTAAAAGGTTTAGATGATAAAGATGCTCGCTCTTGTAACTAAATTAGGAGTCTGCAATCGTGAAAAGTAAATACGGAAACTTATTCCAAATGTATTACAAAATCGTCGATGAAGATCCTTACACAACACCAATGATGATTTATCCAGCGGTTCACTACACAATGGGTGGAACTTGGGTTGATTATAACTTAATGACTACAATTCCTGGATGTTTCTCAATTGGAGAGTCTAACTTCTCTGATCACGGAGCAAACAGACTTGGAGCTTCTGCTTTAATGCAAGGTTTAGCTGATGGATATTTCGTATTGCCATACACTATCGGAGATTATTTAGCTCCAGATATTAAAATGGGTGAAATTTCTACAGACTTACCAGAATTCGTTGAAGCTGAAAAAGCTGTAAAAGATCAAATCGAGAAATTCATCAATAACAACGGTAAACATTCTGTAGATTATTTCCACAAAAAACTTGGAAAAATCATGTGGAATAAAGTAGGTATGGCTCGTAATGCTAAAGGTTTAACTGAAGCTATCGAAGAAATTGTCGCTTTACGTGAAGAATTTTATAAAGATGTAAAAGTTCCTGGAAACGCTAACGAATTTAATCAGGAATTAGAAAAAGCAACTCGTGTTGCCGATTTCTTAGAATTAGGAGAATTGTTCGCGAAAGATGCTTTACACCGTAACGAATCTTGTGGAGGTCACTTCCGTGAGGAGTATCAAACAGAAGAAGGAGAAGCACTTCGTGACGACGAAAACTTTGCATACGTTGCAGCTTGGGAATACAAAGGAAAACCAAGTGACGCGGTATTACACAAAGAACCTCTTAATTACGAAAACATTAAATTAGTTCAAAGAAGTTATAAATAAGAATTTGGTCGAAAGCCCAAAGTCTTAAAGTCAAAAGGCAAAATGTGCCGAGCGACTTGCGACTTTCGACTTTATGACTTTCAAACGAAAAAGGTATGAAACTTACATTAAAAATATGGCGTCAAAAAAACGCTCAAGATAAAGGAGGGATTGTAGAATATCCTATCGATGGAATCGAACCAGACATGTCTTTCCTTGAAATGCTAGATGTTCTTAACGAAGATCTAATCAACAAAGGAGATGAGCCAGTAGCATTTGACCACGATTGTCGTGAGGGAATCTGCGGAATGTGTTCTTTATTCATCAACGGTGAAGCGCACGGACCAGATAGAGGAGTTACAACTTGTCAGTTACACATGCGTATGTTTAAAGATGGCGATACAATTTTTATCGAGCCATTTAGAGCAAAAGCTTTCCCAGTAATTAAAGATTTAGTTGTTGATAGAAGTTCTTTTGACAGAATTCAACACGCAGGAGGATTTATCTCTGTAAATACTTCAGGAAATACAATCGACGCGAATACTATTCCAGTTCCAAAAGACGATGCAGATAAATCATTTGATGCTGCTGCTTGTATTGGTTGTGGAGCTTGTGTTGCAACTTGTAAAAACTCTTCAGCAATGTTATTCGTTTCTGCAAAAGTTTCTCAATATGCATTATTGCCGCAAGGTAAAGTTGAAGCAACAGATCGTGTTTTACACATGGTTCACCAAATGGATTTAGAAGGTTTCGGTAACTGTACAAATACAGGAGCTTGTGAAATCGAATGTCCAAAAGGAATCTCGCTTGAAAATATTGCACGTATGAACCGTGAATATTTAGCGGCAAGTTTAAAAGGATAAAGAATACAATTTAGTATATTTGAAAAAACGCATTCATTAATTTGGATGCGTTTTTTTGTTGGTTTAGACTACGAAGCTGTTGTATTGTTGTTTTGTCTTTAATTTGTTATTTAAACAAATACCATGACCTTATGAAGTCCTTTTTTAAGGTTTAACGACTTCGTGGGCTACATTTAAATTCTTACTTTTGTAAGTAGAAAAAATTAAATGGCATGAGCACTGAAAATGAAGTTTTAAATTACAG
It encodes:
- a CDS encoding succinate dehydrogenase cytochrome b subunit, whose translation is MAQSAQLNASILKKVAMALSGIFLITFLAPHVSLNFISILSEDVFNEASHFMGYNPLIQYVMQPVLAFGVIFHFVMGFVLTAQNSAARPIAYAKYNGAANASWSSRNMIISGLVILAFLGLHFYDFWFPEVTYKYIAGTAPDATRYYGELVHKFHDPIRTALYCVSFILLGFHLWHGFASSLQSVGMHNKYSRFLSKVGYWFAVVVPALFVIIALFHHFNN
- a CDS encoding succinate dehydrogenase/fumarate reductase iron-sulfur subunit — protein: MKLTLKIWRQKNAQDKGGIVEYPIDGIEPDMSFLEMLDVLNEDLINKGDEPVAFDHDCREGICGMCSLFINGEAHGPDRGVTTCQLHMRMFKDGDTIFIEPFRAKAFPVIKDLVVDRSSFDRIQHAGGFISVNTSGNTIDANTIPVPKDDADKSFDAAACIGCGACVATCKNSSAMLFVSAKVSQYALLPQGKVEATDRVLHMVHQMDLEGFGNCTNTGACEIECPKGISLENIARMNREYLAASLKG